The segment CGATCGCGTCGGCTAGTTCCCGCTGCCCATTACCATCAACCCCAGCCACACCTAAAATCTCTCCTGCCCGTACCTCCAAGGATAAATCGCGAACTGCTAACAACTGGCGATCGTCCAACACACTGATCCCATGGACAGCTAACACTACATCACGAGGGGTCGCTACTGTTTTGGTAACCTGTCGGGCAACGTCTCGTCCCACCATCAACTGAGCCAACGCCGAAGGACTTGTGTCTAAGGGAGTGGTTGTGGCCACAACTTTTCCCCGTTGCAACACTGTGATGCGATTGCACAGCGCCATCACTTCATCCAGTTTGTGACTGATGAAGACGATCGTATGATCCTGGGAGGCTAAATGTCGCAACACGTCAAACAAAGATGCAACCTCAAGGGGTGTCAGCACTGCCGTTGGTTCATCTAAAATCAGCACCCTCACTTGGCGATAGAGTGCCTTGAGAATTTCAACTCGTTGCTGCACACCCACTGGTAGTGTTTCTACGAGAGCATGGGGATCAACCTCTAAACCATAGGCTTGGGACAACTGAGTAATCTCAGCAGCCTTTTGGCGCAAGTCCAGTCGCCAGCTAGAGGTAGTCCCCAAGATGATGTTTTCAACGACAGTTAATTGGGGCACTAGCATAAAGTGCTGGTAGATCATGCCAATCCCATGCTGGAGGGCAATTTTAGGGGACGTAATCCGTACAGGACGATCGTCGAGGTAAATTTGCCCGTAATCTGGACGGTATAACCCGCAGAGAATTTTCATTAGCGTAGACTTGCCTGCGCCATTTTCTCCTAACAAGGCATGGATTGAGCCAGAGGCAATCTCTAGACTGATATGGTCATTGGCAACAAAGCTGCCAAACCGCTTAGTAATCGAGTCAAGCCGCAGGTGCATAGGTAATAAGAGATCGTACTAGTGGAGTGTTCTGACTGTGGTGCTATTCATCCCGAATTGTGCCTGTTCTAGACTCACTTCCTAGATGGGTCGGCAGCAACACATCTTGTCCTAGAATGTCAGTCTGATAACGCTTAGGCGAGAGCCATACTTGAATTTGTTTCTGGCTACAGCAGTCGGCAAATCGCCCTAGGGCTTGTAATCGCTGCTCTACAGTTGCCAACGAAACCTCTGGATTTAAGCTCTGCAAAAAGCCCTTGAACCCTAAAAACGCAATGCCGTAGATAGCCCTTGAGCTAAATTCACCGTTGAAATAGCCGCCGTGGACATCTCGATAGAGGAAGAGACGGCGCAGCCAAGGGGTTTTCGTCACCCAAGACTCAAAGCCAATGAAGTAGGCGATCGTCAGTTGGACGTAATCCCATATGCTCAGAGCT is part of the Cyanobacteriota bacterium genome and harbors:
- a CDS encoding ABC transporter ATP-binding protein, which codes for MHLRLDSITKRFGSFVANDHISLEIASGSIHALLGENGAGKSTLMKILCGLYRPDYGQIYLDDRPVRITSPKIALQHGIGMIYQHFMLVPQLTVVENIILGTTSSWRLDLRQKAAEITQLSQAYGLEVDPHALVETLPVGVQQRVEILKALYRQVRVLILDEPTAVLTPLEVASLFDVLRHLASQDHTIVFISHKLDEVMALCNRITVLQRGKVVATTTPLDTSPSALAQLMVGRDVARQVTKTVATPRDVVLAVHGISVLDDRQLLAVRDLSLEVRAGEILGVAGVDGNGQRELADAIVGLRPVAKGTILLGGHAVTHLSAQQRQAHRELPTIGYIPEDRQTMGLVLSFTIARNLILKAFWKLPFCRRWLLRDRSIYTHAQHAIQTFDIRAATGKLKVSQLSGGNQQKVVLARELDRNPALIIAMQPTRGLDVGATDYVHQQLLHQRDRGAAILYISTELEDVLSISDRIAVIYRGQFLAVIPADQATPEQVGLWMAGKAIGQY